A single genomic interval of Zingiber officinale cultivar Zhangliang chromosome 4A, Zo_v1.1, whole genome shotgun sequence harbors:
- the LOC121971601 gene encoding probable aldo-keto reductase 2, translating into MAGEETAPVAIGRMKLGSQGLEVSSQGLGCMGMSAFYGPPKPDADMIALIHHSVNSGVTFLDTSDIYGPHTNEVLIGKALLDGLREKVELATKFGISMADGKREIRGDPAYVRAACEGSLGRLGIDCIDLYYQHRIDTRIPIEITIGELKKLVEEGKIKYIGLSEASASTIRRAHAVHPITAVQLEWSLWSRDVEEDIIPTCRELGIGIVAYSPLGRGFFSSGPKLAESLSEGDFRKLLPRLQPENLAQNAIIFERVNEMAKRKNCTPAQLALAWVHHQGSDVCPIPGTTKIENFNQNVGALAIKLTPEEMAELESYASVDVKGDRYPTAMATWRMSDTPPLSSWKTE; encoded by the exons ATGGCCGGCGAGGAGACCGCACCGGTGGCGATAGGGCGGATGAAGCTGGGGTCGCAGGGGCTGGAAGTCTCCAGCCAGGGCCTCGGCTGCATGGGCATGTCGGCCTTCTACGGCCCGCCCAAGCCCGACGCCGACATGATCGCCCTCATCCACCACTCGGTCAACTCCGGTGTCACCTTCCTTGACACCTCTGACATCTACGGCCCTCACACGAACGAGGTCCTCATCGGCAAG GCGCTGCTAGATGGGTTGAGGGAGAAAGTGGAGCTTGCCACGAAATTTGGGATCAGCATGGCCGACGGGAAGAGGGAGATCCGCGGGGATCCGGCGTACGTGAGGGCTGCTTGTGAAGGTAGCTTGGGGAGGCTGGGGATCGATTGCATCGATCTATATTATCAACACCGTATTGACACTCGGATTCCCATTGAGATCACG ATTGGAGAACTTAAGAAACTAGTCGAAGAGGGGAAAATAAAGTACATCGGGTTGTCTGAGGCCTCTGCTTCAACAATTAGGCGGGCACATGCTGTTCACCCAATCACTGCAGTTCAGCTTGAATGGTCTTTGTGGTCAAGAGATGTTGAAGAGGATATAATCCCTACTTGCAG AGAACTTGGAATAGGAATTGTTGCATATAGTCCGCTAGGAAGGGGCTTCTTTTCTTCTGGACCAAAGCTAGCTGAAAGTCTTTCTGAAGGGGATTTCCGCAAG CTTCTCCCTAGATTGCAGCCTGAGAATCTTGCCCAAAATGCGATAATTTTTGAACGCGTAAATGAAATGGCTAAGAGGAAGAATTGCACCCCTGCACAACTTGCATTGGCTTGGGTCCATCACCAAGGATCAGATGTTTGCCCAATACCCGGTACTACCAAGATAGAAAACTTCAATCAAAATGTTGGAGCACTGGCAATAAAACTCACACCTGAAGAGATGGCTGAACTTGAATCATATGCTTCAGTAGATGTTAAAGGGGATCGATATCCTACTGCAATGGCTACATGGAGAATGTCTGACACTCCTCCTTTATCTTCCTGGAAAACTGAATGA